A genomic segment from Melospiza georgiana isolate bMelGeo1 chromosome 17, bMelGeo1.pri, whole genome shotgun sequence encodes:
- the LOC131090724 gene encoding protein-glutamine gamma-glutamyltransferase 6-like, with translation MSCVFSALKIGKVNWQSKLNKAAHHTSDYSSTELILRRGQPFNISLNLKTTAQSWDNFTFIASTGPSPEESQQTKAVFSLSEEGSNGWSATQESSEPRCLSLSILSPADAVVGRYKLQLQVLAGSKLSSKVLGQFVLLFNPWCPDDDVYMANEKERQEYVLNDSGIIFQGVEKDIQEEAWNYGQFEEDILDISLAVLDRSLNHREDPALDVSRRNSPVYVSRVISATVNSNDDKGVVEGKWSGRFRSGTNPLRWSGSVTILRRWHRARYRPVRYGQCWVFAGVTCTVLRCLGIPTRVITNFNSAHDKNLNLSIDKYIDVSGNNLHLSEDSVWNFHVWNESWFVRRDLGSFYDGWQVLDATPQERSKGIYQCGPASTRAIKEGDVDLDYDSPFVFAAVNADCVTWIRYSKKRKERIYSDTRKIGKFISTKAVGTNARVDVTDNYKYPEGSLKERQVYKKALKLLGVKRPGKRSRIPRSRRGFSRAQPAQTPSISGKLLLDASPMVGQDILLTLTLKNLVADFKTIKVKLKASAILYTRKPKAEILQLHRSVKLGSEEVKEISFKISYSQYKNSLVDDRKILVTAVCQMKRGASLLVEKDIVLQDPFLTIKVLGPAMVHKPVNVEVTFTNPLCEEVTDCVLRAEGSGLLKEQLRICVERMAPMETSTVEFEIIPYRSGTRQLQVDLVCTHFSDIKGFVMLHVAPNQ, from the exons ATGTCTTGTGTCTTCTCAGCCCTAAAAATAGGAAAAGTCAACTGGCAATCCAAACTAAATAAAGCTGCACACCATACCTCTGATTACAGCAGCACAGAACTCATCTTGAGGAGAGGGCAGCCCTTCAACATCTCTCTGAACCTCAAAACAACAGCACAATCTTGGGACAACTTCACCTTTATTGCAAGCACAG GACCATCTCCAGAAGAATCCCAGCAGACCAAGGCCGTATTTAGCCTTTCTGAGGAGGGTTCCAATGGCTGGAGTGCAACCCAGGAGTCGAGTGAGCCTCGCTGCCTGagcctcagcatcctcagcccaGCCGACGCCGTCGTCGGGCGATACAAACTCCAGCTCCAGGTCCTCGCTGGGAGCAAGCTCTCCTCCAAAGTCCTGGGCCAGTTTGTGCTACTCTTCAATCCCTGGTGTCCAG ATGATGATGTCTACATGGCTAATgaaaaggagaggcaggagTATGTCCTGAATGACAGTGGAATCATCTTTCAGGGAGTGGAGAAAGATATTCAAGAAGAAGCTTGGAACTATGGACAG TTTGAAGAGGACATCCTGGATATCTCTCTGGCTGTTCTGGACCGGAGCCTGAACCACCGTGAGGACCCAGCTCTGGATGTGTCCAGGAGGAACAGCCCTGTCTACGTGAGCAGGGTTATCAGTGCCACG GTGAACAGCAACGACGATAAGGGGGTGGTGGAAGGGAAGTGGAGCGGGAGGTTCCGCTCGGGGACGAACCCGCTGCGCTGGAGCGGCAGCGTGACCATCCTGCGCCGCTGGCACCGCGCCCGCTACCGCCCCGTGCGCTACGGGCAGTGCTGGGTCTTCGCAGGAGTCACCTGCACAG TACTGAGGTGCTTGGGAATACCTACTCGTGTTATTACAAACTTCAACTCTGCCCATGACAAGAACCTAAATCTGAGTATTGATAAGTACATTGATGTGTCTGGAAACAACCTGCACTTGAGTGAAGACAGTGTGTG GAATTTCCATGTCTGGAATGAAAGTTGGTTTGTTAGAAGAGACCTCGGCTCTTTTTATGATGGATGGCAGGTTCTGGATGCAACACCCCAGGAAAGAAGCAAAG GCATCTATCAGTGTGGTCCTGCCTCCACCAGAGCCATTAAGGAAGGGGATGTGGACCTGGATTACGACAGCCCATTTGTGTTTGCAGCAGTGAATGCTGACTGTGTTACTTGGATTCGCtacagcaagaaaagaaaagagagaatttaTTCTGACACCAGGAAGATTGGGAAATTTATCAGCACCAAAGCAGTGGGCACTAACGCCCGTGTGGATGTCACTGATAATTACAAATATCCAGAAG GATCCCTGAAAGAAAGGCAGGTGTACAAGAAAGCACTGAAGCTGCTGGGTGTGAAAAGACCTGGGAAAAGAAGCAGAATTCCAAGGTCCAGAAGAGGATTTTCAAGGGCACAGCCTGCACAAACCCCCAGCATCTCAGGGAAGCTGCTCCTTGATGCATCTCCCATGGTTGGCCAGGACATCCTCCTTACCTTGACACTCAAAAACTTGGTCGCAGATTTTAAGACCATAAAGGTTAAACTGAAGGCTTCAGCTATTCTCTACACCAGAAAACCCAAGGCAGAGATTTTGCAGTTGCATAGGTCTGTTAAACTTGGATCTGAAGAAg TGAAAGAGATTTCTTTCAAGATCTCCTACTCCCAGTACAAAAACTCTCTGGTGGATGACAGGAAGATCCTGGTGACTGCTGTGTGCCAGATGAAACGGGGAGCCTCACTTCTGGTTGAGAAGGATATTGTGCTCCAGGATCCTTTTCTCACCATCAAG GTCCTGGGTCCAGCTATGGTACACAAGCCTGTCAATGTGGAGGTCACATTCACCAACCCCCTGTGTGAGGAGGTGACAGACTGTGTCCTGAGAGCGGAGGGCAGCGGCCTGCTCAAAGAGCAACTCCGAATCTG TGTGGAAAGAATGGCCCCCATGGAGACTTCAACAGTGGAGTTTGAGATCATTCCCTACAGGAGTGGCaccaggcagctccaggtggACTTGGTTTGCACCCACTTTTCAGACATTAAGGGATTTGTGATGCTTCATGTGGCCCCTAATCAGTGA